A part of Brassica rapa cultivar Chiifu-401-42 chromosome A05, CAAS_Brap_v3.01, whole genome shotgun sequence genomic DNA contains:
- the LOC103867465 gene encoding uncharacterized protein LOC103867465 — MAEEFDESEVVFSEDFNFKRDDENENHMFGVKEMKKTSRIINRTELSRSLPVNVPDNMFRRRYLGKEEDEYSGGGGEMVPPHVIVGRRIQGGEMAFSVCTGSGRTLKGRDLSRVRNSVLKLTGFLEA; from the coding sequence ATGGCTGAGGAATTCGATGAATCTGAGGTTGTATTCTCCGAAGATTTCAACTTCAAGAGAGACGACGAGAATGAAAACCACATGTTCGGTGTCAAGGAGATGAAGAAGACGAGCCGGATCATCAATAGGACGGAGTTATCAAGATCGCTTCCGGTGAATGTTCCCGATAACATGTTTCGGAGGAGGTACCTCGGGAAAGAGGAGGATGAATACTCCGGCGGTGGAGGAGAGATGGTTCCGCCGCATGTCATCGTCGGACGGAGGATCCAAGGAGGAGAAATGGCGTTTTCGGTTTGCACAGGTAGTGGAAGAACTCTCAAGGGGAGAGATCTGAGCCGGGTTCGGAACTCGGTTCTCAAGTTAACCGGTTTTTTGGAGGCTTGA
- the LOC103867466 gene encoding uncharacterized protein LOC103867466 isoform X1, with amino-acid sequence MPSGAKKRKALKKKELEAFGASPSNKGVNGHGHDEHGSQDEGESDGNLSSPGSQGNGEFWTRGPSPSPLSGLGKDTVKHKTEDAGQEENGVEDKPPKPFSENVTHNTSKVPCKESAGTLETGPADDFVSKVVIPDKNKQVEISDSVQHNSDESEEKHKPEEAKEGSIPGSAAETSRDLKIVRECSEEKSLLPSGPPVGRTSWLSCCGLFDVMAGSGR; translated from the exons ATGCCGTCTGGTGCGAAGAAGAGAAAGGCCTTGAAGAAGAAGGAGCTGGAAGCTTTTGGAGCCAGTCCAAGCAATAAAGGTGTCAATGGTCATG GACATGATGAGCATGGAAGCCAAGATGAGGGAGAAAGTGATGGCAATTTGAGTTCCCCTGGTTCTCAAGGAAATGGAGAATTTTGGACAAGAGGTCCATCACCTTCTCCCTTATCTGGTCTGGGGAAGGACACTGTTAAACATAAAACAGAAGATGCAGGCCAAGAGGAGAATGGTGTGGAGGACAAACCACCCAAACCCTTTTCAGAGAATGTTACTCACAATACCAGTAAAGTCCCTTGTAAAGAGTCTGCTGGTACTTTGGAAACTGGACCTGCTGATGATTTTGTCTCAAAGGTTGTGATCCCTGACAAAAACAAGCAAGTTGAAATCTCGGATTCTGTTCAGCATAACTCTGATGAAAGTGAAGAGAAGCATAAACCAGAGGAAGCAAAGGAGGGTAGCATTCCAGGATCTGCTGCAGAAACAAGCAGAGATTTAAAGATTGTGAGAGAATGTTCTGAAGAGAag agTCTTTTGCCTTCTGGTCCACCAGTTGGTCGAACCTCGTGGCTGAGTTGCTGCGGTTTGTTTGATGTGATGGCAGGCTCTGGAAGATAA
- the LOC103867470 gene encoding protein IWS1 homolog 2 produces MSQERIAETRVRSRSVDNTEEVLDDLAEEPRAIPIDDKVGKKRQRNQKDESRPNKKKKKQDSVRAEIEEMWDSLTNTNTPNPNPTKAVIDRAKRKEDNDEIAKLFQVRKRKSVWQKTKAEIALQVEQVMANLELAVEDDVELNKQGQPATNKLTKLPILVGALSKKHLQAAFLDHGVLSLLKNWLEPLPDGSLPNTNVRTSVLQILDDLSIILGKGEGCRREQLVKSGLAKVVMFLSRTDEETRGNRRLANDLVNKWGHMIYDRSTRFEDMLSQEEREEQEEVLSRREKKKKAREVRVGGFDEDVDFSVEEKPKVPGGRVVTVVPTATAMEFVLRPRPKVDERLKARAKMHLAGGRYENLMKRVKERKAVREQSMHALKLSVDGHSKPKY; encoded by the coding sequence atgagtCAAGAACGTATTGCAGAAACTAGGGTTAGGTCTCGTTCCGTCGACAACACGGAAGAGGTTCTTGATGATCTTGCGGAGGAACCTAGGGCTATTCCTATCGACGACAAAGTAGGGAAGAAGAGACAGAGGAATCAAAAAGACGAGTCTCGAcctaacaagaagaagaagaagcaagactCGGTTCGTGCAGAGATCGAAGAGATGTGGGATTCACTCACGAACACCAACACTCCAAACCCTAACCCTACTAAGGCTGTTATCGATCGCGCCAAGAGGAAGGAAGACAACGACGAGATAGCCAAACTCTTCCAAGTGAGAAAACGCAAGTCCGTGTGGCAGAAAACGAAAGCCGAGATCGCGTTGCAAGTCGAACAAGTCATGGCCAATCTCGAGCTCGCGGTAGAGGACGACGTGGAGCTCAACAAGCAAGGCCAACCCGCGACCAACAAGCTCACCAAGCTCCCTATCCTCGTCGGGGCTCTCTCCAAGAAACACCTCCAAGCCGCGTTCTTGGACCACGGGGTGCTCAGCCTCCTCAAGAACTGGCTCGAGCCTCTTCCGGACGGTAGCTTGCCGAACACGAACGTCCGCACCTCTGTTTTACAGATTCTCGACGATTTAAGCATCATTCTAGGGAAAGGAGAGGGGTGCAGGAGGGAGCAGCTGGTTAAGAGCGGTCTCGCTAAGGTTGTGATGTTCTTGTCGAGGACGGACGAGGAGACTAGGGGTAACAGGAGGCTTGCTAACGACTTGGTTAACAAATGGGGGCATATGATTTACGATAGGAGCACGAGGTTCGAGGACATGTTGAGCCAAGAGGAGAGGGAAGAGCAAGAGGAGGTGCTTtcgagaagagagaagaagaagaaagctcgGGAAGTGAGAGTTGGAGGGTTTGATGAGGATGTGGACTTCTCTGTGGAAGAGAAACCAAAGGTGCCAGGTGGTAGAGTGGTGACGGTGGTGCCGACGGCGACGGCGATGGAGTTTGTGCTACGGCCTAGACCGAAAGTTGACGAGAGGCTCAAGGCTCGTGCGAAGATGCACCTTGCTGGCGGAAGGTATGAAAATTTGATGAAGAGAGTGAAGGAGAGGAAGGCGGTTAGGGAACAATCTATGCATGCCTTGAAGCTTAGTGTTGACGGTCACAGCAAGCCTAAGTACTAG
- the LOC103867466 gene encoding uncharacterized protein LOC103867466 isoform X2 — MPSGAKKRKALKKKELEAFGASPSNKGVNGHGHDEHGSQDEGESDGNLSSPGSQGNGEFWTRGPSPSPLSGLGKDTVKHKTEDAGQEENGVEDKPPKPFSENVTHNTSKVPCKESAGTLETGPADDFVSKVVIPDKNKQVEISDSVQHNSDESEEKHKPEEAKEGSIPGSAAETSRDLKIVRECSEEKALEDNYRQVLAKTYFATVDS, encoded by the exons ATGCCGTCTGGTGCGAAGAAGAGAAAGGCCTTGAAGAAGAAGGAGCTGGAAGCTTTTGGAGCCAGTCCAAGCAATAAAGGTGTCAATGGTCATG GACATGATGAGCATGGAAGCCAAGATGAGGGAGAAAGTGATGGCAATTTGAGTTCCCCTGGTTCTCAAGGAAATGGAGAATTTTGGACAAGAGGTCCATCACCTTCTCCCTTATCTGGTCTGGGGAAGGACACTGTTAAACATAAAACAGAAGATGCAGGCCAAGAGGAGAATGGTGTGGAGGACAAACCACCCAAACCCTTTTCAGAGAATGTTACTCACAATACCAGTAAAGTCCCTTGTAAAGAGTCTGCTGGTACTTTGGAAACTGGACCTGCTGATGATTTTGTCTCAAAGGTTGTGATCCCTGACAAAAACAAGCAAGTTGAAATCTCGGATTCTGTTCAGCATAACTCTGATGAAAGTGAAGAGAAGCATAAACCAGAGGAAGCAAAGGAGGGTAGCATTCCAGGATCTGCTGCAGAAACAAGCAGAGATTTAAAGATTGTGAGAGAATGTTCTGAAGAGAag GCTCTGGAAGATAATTACAGGCAAGTATTAGCCAAGACTTACTTTGCTACTGTTGATTCCTAG
- the LOC103867469 gene encoding WD repeat-containing protein 55: MEIDLGANAFGIDFHPSKNLVAAGLIDGQLHLYRYDTESSLVRERKVRAHKESCRAVRFIDDGQRIVTASADCSILATDVETGASVARLENAHEDAVNTLITVTETTIASGDDKGCVKIWDTRQRSCSHEFSVHEDYISDMTIASDSMKLVATSGDGTLSVCNLRTNKVQAQSEFSEDELLSVVIMKNGRKAICGTQNGILMLYSWGFFKDCSDRFVDLSPNSVDVLLKLDEDRLFTGCDNGIISLVGILPNRIIQPIGSHEFPIEDLALSHDNKFLGSTAHDSMLKLWDLEEIIEGANGNASGAADDSDSDNDGMDLDNDPKPSKGSKRKTKSKANPVDNRAFFADM; this comes from the exons ATGGAGATCGATTTGGGAGCAAACGCGTTCGGTATAGACTTCCACCCATCGAAGAATCTTGTAGCTGCTGGTCTCATCGATGGACAATTGCATCT ATACCGTTATGACACAGAGTCTTCACTTGTCAG GGAGCGTAAGGTTCGTGCCCATAAGGAGTCTTGCAGAGCTGTTCGCTTCATTGACGATGGCCAAA GAATCGTCACGGCTTCAGCTGATTGCTCTATTCTAGCTACTGATGTGGAGACTGGTGCTAGTGTTGCACGTCTTGAGAATGCTCACGA GGATGCTGTTAATACTTTGATAACTGTCACTGAGACAACCATCGCTTCAGGGGATGATAAAGGATGTGTTAAG ATTTGGGATACGAGGCAGCGCTCTTGCTCTCACGAGTTCAGTGTACACGAGGATTACATTTCTGACATGACCATTGCATCTGATTCAATGAAGCTAGTGGCAACAAG TGGAGATGGGACACTATCTGTCTGTAATCTCAGAACGAATAAAGTCCAAGCTCAGTCAGAGTTTTCTGAAGACGAGCTGCTTTCTGTTGTTATCATGAAG AATGGCCGTAAAGCTATCTGTGGAACTCAAAATGGTATTCTCATGTTGTACTCATGGGGATTTTTCAAAGATTGTAG CGATCGGTTTGTTGATCTATCTCCAAATTCAGTTGATGTCCTATTAAAG CTTGATGAGGATAGACTTTTCACTGGATGTGATAATGGAATAATAAG CCTCGTTGGAATACTGCCCAACAGAATCATACAGCCAATTGGGTCTCACGAGTTCCCTATTGAAGATCTCG CTCTCTCGCATGATAACAAGTTTCTTGGTAGCACAGCTCATGACAGTATGCTCAAG CTGTGGGATCTAGAAGAGATTATAGAAGGTGCTAATGGAAACGCATCGGGAGCTGCAGATGACAGTGACAGCGACAACGATGGGATGGACCTTGACAATGATCCCAAGCCTTCCAAAG GTAGCAAGAGGAAAACAAAAAGCAAAGCAAATCCAGTGGACAACAGAGCTTTCTTCGCAGACATGTAG
- the LOC103867466 gene encoding uncharacterized protein LOC103867466 isoform X3, producing the protein MPSGAKKRKALKKKELEAFGASPSNKGVNGHGHDEHGSQDEGESDGNLSSPGSQGNGEFWTRGPSPSPLSGLGKDTVKHKTEDAGQEENGVEDKPPKPFSENVTHNTSKVPCKESAGTLETGPADDFVSKVVIPDKNKQVEISDSVQHNSDESEEKHKPEEAKEGSIPGSAAETSRDLKIVRECSEEKALEDNYSESMSSPQYS; encoded by the exons ATGCCGTCTGGTGCGAAGAAGAGAAAGGCCTTGAAGAAGAAGGAGCTGGAAGCTTTTGGAGCCAGTCCAAGCAATAAAGGTGTCAATGGTCATG GACATGATGAGCATGGAAGCCAAGATGAGGGAGAAAGTGATGGCAATTTGAGTTCCCCTGGTTCTCAAGGAAATGGAGAATTTTGGACAAGAGGTCCATCACCTTCTCCCTTATCTGGTCTGGGGAAGGACACTGTTAAACATAAAACAGAAGATGCAGGCCAAGAGGAGAATGGTGTGGAGGACAAACCACCCAAACCCTTTTCAGAGAATGTTACTCACAATACCAGTAAAGTCCCTTGTAAAGAGTCTGCTGGTACTTTGGAAACTGGACCTGCTGATGATTTTGTCTCAAAGGTTGTGATCCCTGACAAAAACAAGCAAGTTGAAATCTCGGATTCTGTTCAGCATAACTCTGATGAAAGTGAAGAGAAGCATAAACCAGAGGAAGCAAAGGAGGGTAGCATTCCAGGATCTGCTGCAGAAACAAGCAGAGATTTAAAGATTGTGAGAGAATGTTCTGAAGAGAag GCTCTGGAAGATAATTACAG TGAGTCCATGAGTTCTCCCCAATATTCTTGA
- the LOC103867468 gene encoding probable methyltransferase PMT25 has protein sequence MAMGKYSRVDGKKSSSYGLTITIVLVVSLCLVGTWMFTSSWSASDDSAGYSSTDTAKDVDSVTKNVAEEKKEDNESVSENNQVKNDPEESSDEKAEVVEERKENDESSEDGEKEKIVKEVESESHESKEKVVKEAESESDEAKEKEKTQLEESTEENKSEDGNNVTEENASETEESTEKSNKEVFPAGDQAEITKETTTKDGSWSTQLVESQNEKKAQESSVPKDQQSGYEWKTCNVTAGPDYIPCLDNLQVIKRLQSTMHYEHRERHCPEESPRCLVSLPDGYKRSIKWPNSREKIWYNNVPHTKLAAIKGHQNWVKMSGEHLTFPGGGTQFVNGALHYIDFIQESYPAIAWGNRTRVILDVGCGVASFGGFLFERDVLALSFAPKDEHEAQVQFALERGIPAMLNVMGTKRLPFPGSVFDLIHCARCRVPWHIEGGKLLLELNRALRPGGFFVWSATPVYRKNEEDSGIWKAMSELTKAMCWKLVTIKKDKLNEVGAAIYQKPTTNECYNKRPQNDPPLCKDSDDQNAAWNVPLEACMHKVTEDSSKRGASWPNMWPERLETAPEWLDSQEGVYGKPAPEDFAADQEKWKTVVSKSYIDGMGIDWSNVRNVMDMRAVYGGFAAALKDLKLWVMNVVPVDAPDTLPVIYERGLFGIYHDWCESFNTYPRTYDLLHADHLFSTLRKRCKLESVMAEVDRILRPEGTFIIRDDMETIGEVEKMVKSMKWEVKTTQSKDNEGLLSIKKSWWRPTQTETIESAIA, from the exons ATGGCCATGGGGAAGTATTCTCGTGTAGACGGGAAGAAATCATCGAGCTATGGGTTAACCATTACCATTGTTTTGGTTGTTTCCCTCTGTTTAGTTGGGACATGGATGTTCACTTCTTCTTGGTCTGCCTCGGATGATTCCGCTGGCTATTCATCTACCGATACTGCAAAAGATGTGGACTCTGTTACTAAGAACGTTGCTGAAGAAAAGAAGGAGGACAACGAGTCTGTGTCTGAGAATAACCAAGTGAAAAATGATCCTGAAGAAAGCTCTGATGAGAAAGCTGAGGTGGTCGAGGAGAGAAAGGAGAATGATGAGAGCAGTGAAGATGGGGAGAAAGAGAAGATTGTGAAAGAAGTAGAATCCGAAAGCCATGAATCAAAGGAGAAGGTTGTGAAAGAAGCAGAATCCGAAAGTGATGAGgcaaaggagaaggagaagactcAGCTAGAAGAGAGCACAGAGGAAAACAAATCTGAGGATGGTAATAATGTAACCGAAGAGAACGCTAGTGAAACTGAAGAAAGCACCGAGAAGAGCAACAAGGAAGTCTTTCCAGCTGGTGACCAGGCCGAGATTACAAAAGAGACTACCACTAAAGATGGATCTTGGTCAACACAGTTGGTCGAGTCGCAGAACGAGAAGAAAGCACAAGAGTCTTCTGTACCTAAAGACCAACAAAGTGGATATGAATGGAAGACGTGCAATGTGACTGCTGGACCAGACTACATCCCTTGCCTTGACAACTTGCAAGTCATCAAAAGGCTTCAGTCTACGATGCATTACGAGCACCGCGAGCGTCATTGCCCTGAGGAGTCTCCACGTTGCCTTGTGTCTCTCCCTGATGGGTATAAGCGTTCCATCAAGTGGCCAAACAGCAGAGAAAAG ATCTGGTACAACAATGTTCCCCACACCAAGCTTGCAGCGATCAAGGGACATCAAAACTGGGTGAAGATGAGCGGTGAACATCTCACATTCCCTGGTGGCGGTACTCAGTTTGTGAACGGTGCTCTTCACTACATTGATTTCATCCAAGAG TCGTATCCTGCTATTGCGTGGGGAAACAGAACCCGTGTTATATTGGATGTTGGGTGTGGAGTTGCTAGCTTTGGAGGTTTCCTTTTCGAAAGAGACGTCCTTGCTTTGTCGTTTGCACCAAAGGATGAGCACGAGGCGCAAGTGCAGTTTGCGCTGGAGCGTGGTATTCCTGCGATGTTGAATGTTATGGGAACCAAAAGATTACCCTTCCCCGGTTCTGTTTTTGACCTTATCCATTGTGCTCGTTGTAGAGTCCCTTGGCACATTGAAG GTGGTAAGCTCCTTTTGGAACTGAACCGTGCTTTGAGACCGGGTGGTTTCTTTGTCTGGTCAGCCACTCCAGTCTATAGGAAGAACGAGGAAGATTCTGGTATATGGAAAG CAATGTCTGAGCTTACAAAGGCAATGTGTTGGAAGCTGGTGACAATTAAGAAAGACAAATTGAATGAGGTTGGTGCCGCCATATATCAAAAGCCAACTACTAATGAGTGTTACAACAAAAGACCTCAAAATGATCCTCCTCTCTGCAAGGACTCCGATGATCAAAACGCAGCTTG GAATGTTCCACTTGAGGCATGTATGCATAAAGTGACAGAGGACTCATCAAAGCGAGGAGCATCATGGCCCAACATGTGGCCAGAGAGGCTCGAGACAGCACCTGAGTGGTTGGACTCACAGGAAGGTGTTTATGGAAAGCCTGCCCCAGAGGATTTCGCAGCGGACCAAGAGAAGTGGAAGACTGTTGTCTCGAAGTCGTACATTGATGGCATGGGGATCGATTGGTCTAACGTGAGAAACGTGATGGACATGAGGGCAGTCTATGGAGGATTTGCTGCTGCTTTGAAGGATCTGAAGCTATGGGTGATGAACGTGGTTCCTGTGGACGCTCCTGATACGCTTCCAGTCATATATGAACGTGGTTTGTTTggaatctatcatgactggtgtgAATCATTCAACACTTATCCAAGGACTTATGACCTTCTCCATGCTGATCATCTTTTCTCCACCCTAAGGAAGAG GTGCAAGTTGGAATCGGTAATGGCTGAAGTTGATCGGATTCTGAGACCAGAGGGAACTTTCATCATAAGAGACGACATGGAGACAATAGGGGAGGTTGAGAAGATGGTGAAGTCCATGAAATGGGAGGTGAAAACTACACAGTCTAAAGACAATGAAGGCTTGCTTTCGATTAAGAAGTCATGGTGGCGTCCTACACAAACTGAGACAATCGAATCGGCCATAGCTTAA
- the LOC103867471 gene encoding protein transport protein Sec61 subunit alpha, giving the protein MGGGFRVLHLVRPFLAFLPEVQSADRKVPFREKVIYTVISLFIFLVCSQLPLYGIHSTTGADPFYWMRVILASNRGTVMELGITPIVTSGLVMQLLAGSKIIEVDNNVREDRALLNGAQKLLGILIAIGEAVAYVLSGMYGPVGQLGVGNAILIILQLFFAGIIVICLDELLQKGYGLGSGISLFIATNICESIIWKAFSPTTINTGRGAEFEGAVIALFHMLITKSNKVAALRQAFYRQNLPNVTNLLATVLIFLIVIYFQGFRVVLPVRSKNARGQQGSYPIKLFYTSNMPIILQSALVSNLYFISQLLYRKFSGNFFVNLLGQWKESEYSGQSIPVSGLAYLITAPASFSDMAAHPFHALFYIVFMLTACALFSKTWIEVSGSSARDVAKQLKEQQMVMPGHRESNLQKELNRYIPTAAAFGGVCIGALTVLADFMGAIGSGTGILLAVTIIYQYFETFEKEKASELGFFGF; this is encoded by the exons ATGGGAGGAGGATTTAGAGTTTTGCATTTGGTGAGGCCATTCTTGGCTTTTCTTCCAGAGGTGCAGAGTGCTGACAGGAAGGTGCCTTTCAGAGAGAAGGTTATCTACACTGTCATCTCTCTCTTCATCTTCCTTGTCTGCAGTCAGCTTCCTCTCTACGGTATTCATTCAACTACGGGTGCCGATCCTTTCTACTGGATGCGTGTCATTCTTGCCTCCAACCGTGGGACTGTCATGGAGCTTGGTATCACTCCTATCGTTACCTCTGGACTCGTGATGCAGCTCTTGGCAGGTTCCAAGATTATCGAGGTTGACAACAATGTGCGCGAGGATCGTGCCCTCTT GAATGGTGCTCAGAAGCTTCTTGGTATTCTGATCGCCATCGGTGAAGCTGTTGCGTATGTTCTTTCTGGAATGTATGGACCCGTTGGTCAGCTTGGTGTTGGTAACGCTATTCTCATCATCCTCCAGCTTTTCTTTGCTGGAATCATTGTTATCTGCCTTGACGAGCTTCTTCAGAAAGGATACGGTCTCGGCTCAGGAATTTCCCTTTTTATTGCCACTAACATCTG TGAGAGCATTATCTGGAAGGCGTTTAGCCCAACTACAATCAACACTGGCCGTGGAGCTGAGTTTGAAGGTGCTGTTATCGCATTATTCCATATGCTGATAACTAAGTCCAACAAGGTTGCTGCTCTGCGCCAAGCGTTCTACCGGCAAAACCTTCCGAATGTTACCAACTTGCTTGCCACGGTCTTGATCTTCCTGATTGTGATCTACTTCCAAGGGTTCCGTGTGGTTTTGCCTGTGAGATCAAAGAATGCACGTGGGCAACAGGGTTCTTACCCAATCAAGCTGTTCTACACCTCTAACATGCCCATCATCCTACAATCCGCTCTCGTCTCGAATCTTTACTTCATCTCTCAG CTTCTCTACAGGAAGTTCAGTGGAAATTTCTTTGTAAACCTTTTGGGACAGTGGAAAGAATCTGAGTACAGTGGGCAGTCTATTCCAGTTAGTGGTCTGGCTTACCTCATCACAGCTCCAGCAAG CTTCTCGGACATGGCAGCTCACCCTTTCCATGCACTGTTCTACATTGTGTTCATGCTCACCGCTTGTGCCCTTTTCTCAAAGACATGGATTGAGGTCTCCGGATCTTCTGCTAGGGACGTAGCTAAGCAGCTCAAG GAACAACAAATGGTGATGCCGGGACACAGAGAGTCAAACTTACAGAAGGAGCTGAACAGGTATATCCCAACAGCAGCAGCTTTCGGAGGAGTGTGTATCGGTGCATTGACCGTTCTTGCTGATTTCATGGGAGCCATTGGGTCCGGGACTGGAATTCTCTTGGCGGTCACAATCATATATCAGTATTTCGAGACCTTTGAGAAGGAAAAAGCAAGTGAACTCGGCTTCTTCGGGTTCTAA